One Holophagales bacterium genomic window, GCTCGACAGGGCCAGCGGCGAGGTCGGGCACCGGAGTGTCTCGGACCTCCCGTCGCTCCTCCTGCCGGGAGACCTCCTGGTGGTGAACGACACCCGCGTCATTCCCGCCCGCCTCTTCGGGCGCGACCCGGAGGGGCGGCGCACGGAGTTCCTCCTCGTCGAGAAGACGAAAGACGCCGACTCCTGGGACTGCCTCGCGAAACCGGGGCGCCGGGCGAAACCGGGGAAGACGTTCGAATTCGGTGAGGGCCTCTCGGGCATCGTGACGGGCAAAGGGGCTTCGGGGCACTACCGGGTCGCCTTTTCGGGGACTCCGCTCGAGGAGGCTCTGCCGCGGGTCGGGACGACGCCGCTTCCCCCGTACATCCACCGCGAAGGGGGCATTGCCGACGCCCGGGACGCCGAGGAGTACCAGACCGTTTACGCCCGGGAGCCGGGCGCCATTGCAGCGCCGACCGCAGGGCTCCACCTGAGTGCCCGGCTCCTCGAAGCGCTCCGGTCCCGTGGCGTCGCCGTCGCCTCCGTGACGCTTCACGTCGGGATCGGCACGTTCAAGCCGGTGAAGGCCGAACGGGTCGAAGAGCACCGGATGGACCCGGAGCGCGGCATCGTTCCCGCGGAAACGGCCGAAGCCATCCGCAGGGCGAAAGCGGAAGGGCGACGGGTCGTCGCGGTCGGGACGACGAGCGTGAGGACGCTCGAGGCCTCCGCTCGCGAACATGGCGGGCGGGTCGCCCCGGGTCCTTTCGAGACGCGCCTGTTCCTCGTCCCGGGAGCGGAGTTCCTCGTGGTGGACGCCCTGCTGACGAACTTCCATCTCCCCCGCTCCACGCTCCTCATGCTCGTCAGCGCATTTGCGGGACGCGAGCGGGTGCTCGCCGCCTACCGGGCAGCGGTGGCCACCGGCTACCGGTTCTTCTCGTACGGCGACGCGATGTTCGTGACCTGAGCGCCGGCGACCGATCCCCGGCTCAGCGCGCTGCCGGGAACGCCGAACGGATCGTCTCGGCCTCGGCTGCGGTCATCCGGGGCGCTCCCTTCCGGAGCATTCCGACGAAGTGGTCGAGCTCGTCGGCCCTCCCCGGGAACCCGATGTTCGTGCCAGGGCCGGACGTGTTCGACGTCGCGATCGCTCGGCGCGACTTCCTGTCGAAGACCGCCGTGAATGGCAGCCCGGCGTCCTTGCCCGCGATCGACGCCAGGAGCTCCTCGGCGCCCGCGTTCTCGAGGGCTTCTTTCTCCCCCCGTTCGAGCACGGTCAGACCGGCTCTCTCGAAGTGACGCTCGAGGATCTCCTTCGCCGCCGGAGCGGAGAGAACGGCCTCGAGCTTGCGGCACCAACCGCACCAGGACGCGTGGAAGACGACGAGGATGTTCTTCTTCCCGGGCTTTCCCGCCTTCGCCGCAGCCGCGAGAACCGCCTCCGCCGGAAGCGGGTCGGCCAGGGCGATCGGCTCGGCGAGAAGCGCCATGCCGATCACGACGCTGGCGATGAGACGACGGCTCGACATGACGAAGGAGTGTACCCGGATCCGCGACCGCAGCTCGCCGACCCCGGCGGCCCGGGCCTCCGGCCTACTCGCCAGCCAGGCGCTTGAGAACCCGGTCGGCCTCGGCCGCCGTCGCCGGTCTCCAGCCCGAGCCGAAGCCCGCCCCGAGGAGCTTTCGGAGATCCCGGACCTCCATGCCCGCGAGCGCCGCACGCAGCTTCCTGGCCTCGGCGGCGACGGCCTTCGACTCCTCTTCCCCGGCGTCGCGGCGGAATGCGCGGGCCGCGTCGTCCGAGTCGGCGTACTCGGTCGTCCAGTCCTCGTGCAGGTAGCCCCGGAAGGCTTCCCGGATGGCCGGGAAGTTGCGGGGGTCGATCGCTTCGGGCGCTTTCTTGGGTGCAGCAGTCATCGGGAAGCCTCCGGATACGACGTCAGGACATAGTAGATCTCGGACTGGGTGTCCCACTTCAGGATGACGAGGGCCCTCGTGCAGGGGACCGGCTCCTTGTCTCCCCGCCGGAGGGATCTGCCGAGGACACGACCGCTCCCCGCCCACTCGACGACGAGGTTCGCGCGGGAGCCGTCGCGGCTCACCCACTGGTCGATCCTCTTCCGGCCGGCCTTGATCGCCGCCGCGACGGCTTCCTCGGCCGTCGCGCGGTCGGTGTACGTCGAGGCCGCGGAGATCCGCTGGTCGCGCCGCAGCCGCTCGCGCAGCTCGGCGTCGCTCAGGCCGACGTGCCGGGCAAGTGTGTGCCCGCCCCGCTTCTCGTCGCGGAGCAGGTCACGCCGTTTCGCGGCGTCGGCCGAGGTCGAGACACCGACGACCGCCGCGAGGGCGAGGAGGAAGAGGATGGCCGGGCGGAGAACGGGTGTGAAGCGGACACGCACGGGGCGGAGGTTAGCTGAAGCGGGCGCTTCGCGCGCGGCCGTCGGATGTCCGCACGAACCGGTCACCGACCGGACCCTCTCTCATCTCGCCGGCCCGAGCTCCAGGACTCGCGAGAAGAGGGGCGGACCGTCGAGAAGACGGCTGTCGTGACGGACCACCTCGCCGTTCGCCGTTCCCGCCCAGAGCGCCCCGTCGGGGAGGAGCGTCGCCGTCTGGAGTCCGGCGCCCGTCCACCGGCCCGACCAGACGCGGTACGAGAGGGTTCGCCGGCCGGAGGCGTCGGGGAGGAGCGCTGAGAAAGCGTAGCGCGACACGCCGTCGAGACCCACGACGAGGACCTCGTCCTTTCCCGGCACCGGCACGGACCACATCACGTCGAGCCCGGCCGTGTCGAGCGGCTGAAGCGTTCCGGAGGCGAGGTCGAAGACGTGGAGGCCGCTCGGGAGGATTCCGGCCGCGACGACGAGGCCGAGGCGGGGCACCTCGGCGAGACGGTAGATCGAGCGGGACGCGACGGGGAACTCGCGCACCCGCCACCTCCCTTCGCGCGAGGTCAGCTCGAGGAGACTCGAGTTCCACGTGCCCACCAGGATTCGCCGGACCCCGGGCGCGGGCCAGACCGCGTGAAACGAGACCGGCCGGCCGAGCATCGCCTGGACGTCGATCCTCTCGAGAAGGTCGAGCGCGGGCCAGCTCCAGCGTCGAACCGTCCCGTCCGACGACGAGGTGACGAGCTCTCGCCCCTTCTCTCCCTCGACGACCGCGAGGTCGTTCACGAGGAAGTCGTGCGCCTTCGTTCGCGACCTCAGCCTCGGCCCGGGGAGCCTCCAGAGGCCCACCGTCTTGTCGTCCGAAGACGAGGCGAGGAGGTCGCCGTCCCGCGCGAGGGACGTGAGTCCGTCCGTGTGGACCTCCTCGCGGCGGACGGAGAGGGTCCGGGTGTCGAGCGACCAGAGGTGGCCGTCTCTCCCTCCCGTGAAAACGGTCTGCCCCTGGGCGTCGTGCTCGGCCGCCCACAGGGCCCGGCCTCCGACCGGCACCCGGGCCGACGGCGGGAATCCGGCGTAGGAGACGATCGCCAGCCGCTGTCTCCGGGGCACGAGGGTCAGGAGGAAGTCGGAATCGAGAAAGAGCGTTCCGCCCGGAGAGGCCGAAGAGAGCAGAGACACCGGCTCCTCTCCGTCGCGCCAGGCCGTGAGTCCCTCCTGCCCGGACGCGAGGAGGGTCGGCGCATCGGAGACCCAGGCGAGGCCGTACGTCCACCCGCGCCGCGGAAGGAGCCGCGGCCCTGGAGGACCGGAGGTCGAGAAGACCGCGACCGTGTCGAAGGGTCCGCCGACCGCCACCTTTCCGGTCGCGTCGTCGACCGAGACCGCGAAGACCTGCCGTTCCGAGAACGCGGCCTCGAGCACGGCCGCGCCATCCGGAAGCGACCAGGCCCGAACCGGGAGCGCGGCACCCTGCGCCAGCGCCAGGAACCGCTCGCCCAGGTCGACCGCCTCGCCAGGAACGTAAGGGACCCGCGCCCTCACCCGGCGCGCCCACCCCTCTGGCGTCCGCTCGAAAACCTCGAGGGCCTCGTCTCCCCTGACCGCGAGGTAACGCCCGGAGCGGGACGCGGCGACGCGCGCCTCCGCGGGCTTCGGCGCGTCCGCGGGGAGAGGCCCGAGGTCGGACTCTTCCGGCTTGGAAGGGTGGCGAGCCACGACCCTCCCGTCGCGTAAGACGAGGAGTCGTCCTCCGCCGAGCGGTGCAGCCGCGACCTCGCCGGGCGCAAGGGGGACACGCGACGCCGAGATCGCTCCGTCGGACGGGAGGATGTAGAAGGCGGACGGGGCCGACAGGACGACGGTGCCGTCGAGGGCTCCAAGGATCCGGAGGGCGTCGGGCGGCACGGCGATCTCGCGGTCGAGCGCCAGCAATGGTGAAGGGGGAGACGAGGAAGCGGGATTCGCCGATCCCCCAGTCGCCTGGCTTCTGAGGAGGATCGGGATCACGGCCGCCGTCACGAGCGCCCCCGCCGCGACGACGGCGAGGATTGCCGGTGACGGTCTCCGGCGGCTTCCTGTGCCACCCGTTTCGGGGCTTTCGATCGCTGGTTGCGTGACCGGGCCGACGCCCACCCCGGCGCGGCCGTTCGCGGGGGCCGGGGAAGGGACCTGCTGGTCGGGGAGGTGGAACCGATAACCGACCTTCGGGACCGTCTCCACGAAGTTGGACGATTCCGACTCCCCGAGCGCCTTGCGAACCAGGAACACGGCCTGAGTGAGGGAGGCGTCCGTGACGATCGTGTCGGGCCATATGGCGTCCAGGAGTTCCTCCCGGGAGACGGCCCTTCCGGAATGCCGAACGAGGTAAAGGAGGACATCGAGGGCCTTCGGGGTGAGGGGAACAGGGATTCCATCCCTCAGGAGCAGGCGCGCCCGCCCATCCAGCCGAAACGCGCCGAATTCCCACAAACCACTGTCTTCAGGAGACTTGGCAGACATCACAGGATCCTGTGAGGGAATCGTAGCCGAAAAATGAGACGCCATTGAGGAACTCGCCGAGGTCCGGGCCGTAGGTTGGGGCACCATGAGACAGCACCTCAGAACGCGACCGACCCTCCTCGGCGCGGCACTCGCGGGAGCGGCCCTCTCCGCCGCTCTCCCGTCGGCAGCGGCCAACATACTCAACAACGGGACCTTCGGGTCGGGGCTCGGAGGATGGACAGCGACCCCCTCCGTCGAATGGGCCCCGGAGGGCGCCGCCGGATCCGGTTCCGGGTCCGCTCGGATCCGTGGCAATCCCGGAATCGTCGGCGCCCTGACGCTCTCCCAGTGCGCCGCCGTGACGCCCGGCACCGACTACGACCTCGGCGCTACGACGCTCCTCCCTGCCTCCCCGGAGGCGGAGGGAGGCGTCTCCTTCCGCGTCGTCTGGCACTCCTGGCCCGGCTGCGAGGGAGCGACCCTCGGCCTCTCGGCCGCCCTCGACTTTCCCTACGTGGCCCCGGCGGACTGGACGCGCCGGAGCCTCGAGCGGCTCCGCGCGCCGTCCGGGGCGGCGAGCGCATCGGTCCATGTCGTCCCCTGGGCCTCGGGTCCGGAGCTCGCCTTCTCCGCGTTCGTCGACGACGTGGAGCTCTCCCCCTCTCAGAGGTTCGTCACGCTCACGGTCCCGACCGCGGCCTCGGTGGACGGGGCGGGCGGGGAGCGCTTCCAGACGACGCTCGTCGTGACGAATCCCGCCATCTACACCCGGCGCGTGGACGTCGCCCTTCGCTGCAGGCGGGACGAGACGTGCGGGTCCGCCAACGTGAGCCTCTTCTTCGCGCCCGGGGAAACGCGCGTCTTCGCCGACGCCCTCCTCGACATCTTCGGGAAGCCCAGCGGCGCCGGCGCGCTCGAGCTGACCTACGAGGCGACTCCCGGCCCGATCGTCGCCTCCGCGAGAGCGGCGACGGTCCACGCCCAGAGGCCCGGGAACGGGATGGCCATCCCCGTTCTCCCGAGGTCGGCCGCGAGGAGCGCGGCGACCTTCTCCGGCCTGTCCGACGGACGTGCCGGAGCGGCCGGAACGCGCGTGAACGCCGGCGTCTACAACCCGCACGCCGCAACCATCTACATCGCCTTCAACGTCCACGACGGAAACGGAGAGCTCCGAAACTCGGTCTTCCGGTGGGTCGCGGGCGGCGAGTGGTTCCAGATCAACGACCTCTATGCCGCGGCCAGTGTGGAGCCGGCCGGGCCGGGTTCCTTCGTGACGTTCCAGGCCGAAGGCCCGGTCTTTCCTTTCCTCATCTCCATCGACAACCGCTCGGGCGACCCGACGTTCCTCGAGCCCAGGGAGAGCTTCCAGCCATGAGACCTCTGGCATTGATCCCGACGTTCCCGACGATCCTCGCCGGCCTCCTCGCGGCGGCCCTCTCCGCAGAGGCCGTCGCGGGCGAGAACCTCCTCGTCAACGGCGATTTCCGCGAGGGAGTCTCCGCCTGGTCCCGCCTCGACCTCGTCTCCTTCAGCGAAGGGGGGGCTGCGACTCCCGGCTCGGCACGCATCGAGCTCCCGAATCGCCCGGAAGGGGGCGACGCGATGGTCCAGTGCGTCGCCGTCGAGGGCTACCGGCTCTACGACCTCGGCGCCTCCTCCCGCCTGCCGGAGTGGCCCGGGGTTTCCGGGGGCGTCTCCGTCCGCCTCCAGTGGCACGCGGCTCCTCTCTGCCAGGGGTCGACGCTTCGCGGCGCCCCGTCGCTCGACTTCTCCTACACCGAGCCCGCCGGGTGGCAGGTCAAGGAGC contains:
- the queA gene encoding tRNA preQ1(34) S-adenosylmethionine ribosyltransferase-isomerase QueA gives rise to the protein LDRASGEVGHRSVSDLPSLLLPGDLLVVNDTRVIPARLFGRDPEGRRTEFLLVEKTKDADSWDCLAKPGRRAKPGKTFEFGEGLSGIVTGKGASGHYRVAFSGTPLEEALPRVGTTPLPPYIHREGGIADARDAEEYQTVYAREPGAIAAPTAGLHLSARLLEALRSRGVAVASVTLHVGIGTFKPVKAERVEEHRMDPERGIVPAETAEAIRRAKAEGRRVVAVGTTSVRTLEASAREHGGRVAPGPFETRLFLVPGAEFLVVDALLTNFHLPRSTLLMLVSAFAGRERVLAAYRAAVATGYRFFSYGDAMFVT
- a CDS encoding thioredoxin family protein, with the protein product MSSRRLIASVVIGMALLAEPIALADPLPAEAVLAAAAKAGKPGKKNILVVFHASWCGWCRKLEAVLSAPAAKEILERHFERAGLTVLERGEKEALENAGAEELLASIAGKDAGLPFTAVFDRKSRRAIATSNTSGPGTNIGFPGRADELDHFVGMLRKGAPRMTAAEAETIRSAFPAAR
- a CDS encoding winged helix-turn-helix domain-containing protein, whose translation is MSAKSPEDSGLWEFGAFRLDGRARLLLRDGIPVPLTPKALDVLLYLVRHSGRAVSREELLDAIWPDTIVTDASLTQAVFLVRKALGESESSNFVETVPKVGYRFHLPDQQVPSPAPANGRAGVGVGPVTQPAIESPETGGTGSRRRPSPAILAVVAAGALVTAAVIPILLRSQATGGSANPASSSPPSPLLALDREIAVPPDALRILGALDGTVVLSAPSAFYILPSDGAISASRVPLAPGEVAAAPLGGGRLLVLRDGRVVARHPSKPEESDLGPLPADAPKPAEARVAASRSGRYLAVRGDEALEVFERTPEGWARRVRARVPYVPGEAVDLGERFLALAQGAALPVRAWSLPDGAAVLEAAFSERQVFAVSVDDATGKVAVGGPFDTVAVFSTSGPPGPRLLPRRGWTYGLAWVSDAPTLLASGQEGLTAWRDGEEPVSLLSSASPGGTLFLDSDFLLTLVPRRQRLAIVSYAGFPPSARVPVGGRALWAAEHDAQGQTVFTGGRDGHLWSLDTRTLSVRREEVHTDGLTSLARDGDLLASSSDDKTVGLWRLPGPRLRSRTKAHDFLVNDLAVVEGEKGRELVTSSSDGTVRRWSWPALDLLERIDVQAMLGRPVSFHAVWPAPGVRRILVGTWNSSLLELTSREGRWRVREFPVASRSIYRLAEVPRLGLVVAAGILPSGLHVFDLASGTLQPLDTAGLDVMWSVPVPGKDEVLVVGLDGVSRYAFSALLPDASGRRTLSYRVWSGRWTGAGLQTATLLPDGALWAGTANGEVVRHDSRLLDGPPLFSRVLELGPAR